Below is a window of Streptomyces sp. NBC_00223 DNA.
ACGGCAAGGTCACGTACGAGCGGCCCGCCGCCGAGGCGGAGGGGACCGTCAACGGCTGGGTGCTGCCGGGCCTGGTCGACGCCCACTGCCATGTGGGGCTGGACGCCCACGGCGCCGTGCCCGAGGCGACCGCCGAGAAGCAGGCCCTCACCGACCGGAAAGCCGGCACGCTGCTGCTGCGGGACGCCGGTTCGGCCAGCGACACGCGCTGGATCGACGACCGCGCCGATCTTCCGAAGATCATCCGGGCCGGGCGCCACATCGCCCGCACCCGCCGCTACATCCGGAACTACGCGCACGAGATCGAGCCCGGCGACCTGACCGCGTACGTCCGCCGCGAGGCGCGCCGAAGCGACGGCTGGGTGAAACTCGTCGGCGACTGGATCGACCGCGAGGTCGGCGACCTCACCGCCTGCTGGCCGAAGGACGCGCTCGCCGAGGCCATCGCCGCCGCCCACGAGGAGGGCGCCCGGGTCACCGCGCACTGCTTCGCGGAGGACTCCCTCGCCGATCTGGTGAACGCCGGGATCGACTGCGTCGAGCACGCCACCGGCCTCACCGCCGAGACGATCCCGCTCTTCGCCGAGCACGGCGTCGCCATCGTGCCGACCCTCGTCAACATCGCGACCTTCCCCGACCTCGCGGAGGCAGGCGACATCAAGTTCCCGCGCTGGGCGGACCACTTGCGCCGCCTGCACGCCCGCCGGTACTCCACCATTCGCGACGCGTACGACGCCGGGATCGCGATCTACGCCGGTACGGACGCGGGCGGCAGCCTCGCCCACGGCCTGATCGCGGCGGAGGTCGCGGAACTCGTACGGGCCGGACTGCCGGTCAACGCGGCGCTGTCGGCGGCGACTTGGGGCGCGCGCGGCTGGCTCGGACACGAGGGCCTGTCGGAGGGCGCGCCGGCCGACCTCGTCGTGTACGACGCGGACCCCCGCGAGGACATCCGCGTCCTGTCCGCCCCCCGCCACATCATCCTCCGCGGCACCCTCCTGACGTAGCCCGTGGCGAGGCCGCGAACATCGCGGCCGACCGTCACGCCGTTGCGCCCGCCCAACCGACCGCCAACTCGCCTTTGTCTGCGCTCTGTTCGGCCGGGTGCCACGGCCTCGGGAGTCGCTATCGTGCGGGCGTGACCGATGCCGGGCGGCGACCGCTGCTCTTTCTGGACGTCGACGGACCGCTGATCCCGTTCGGGGCGCCGGAGGGATATCCCTCGTACCCGCATCCGTCGGATCGGACCGGTCCCGAAGCGTACGGGGCCGGGGCGAATCCGCTGCTGGCTCGGATCAACCCCGCCCACGGTCCCCAACTGGCCGCGCTGCCATGCGAGTTGATCTGGGCCACGACCTGGGGGAACGACGCGAACGAGTGGATCGCGCCGCGGCTCGGGCTCCCGCCGTCGCCCGTGATGGTCTGGCCGGAGCCGTCCGAAGCGGACGCTCGGGACGAGCGGAACGGGCTGCACTGGAAGACTCGCGCCCTCGTCGGCCGGGCGGCCGGGCGGGCGTTCGTCTGGGTCGACGACGAGATCACCGACATCGATCGGGCCTGGGCGTCCGCACATCACCGGGCCCCGGCCCTGCTCCACCGCGTCGACCCCCGCAGGGGCCTCACCGACGCGGACTACACCGCACTCCAGGCGTGGCTGCACGGGGTTTGCGGGACGCCGCCGTCACCCGGCCGCTGAACAACCGGGCCGGGCGCTTCCCTGCGAACCGCCACAAGGGGTGGCCTGGGAGAACCGGGCGTCGAAGGGAAGGGCATAGGTTGCTCCGTGGGGCGTGAACAAAGAGACGAAAACCACCCGTACGGGTGAACTCGCTTCGGGTAGCCGTCAATTCACTCTCAGTGCGTAAATATTGCCGGGTCGAAGTCCCCGGCCGCTGTCCCCCATCAGCGCGTGCCGGGGGCTGCCATACCTCTCGTGGGAGTCCCACCTTGCACCGCACCAGCAATTTCCGCCTGCCCGCACGCCGTTCGGCCGCCGTTCTCGGCGCCGCCGTGGCCCTCACGGCCGCCGGCGCCGTCGCCGTCGCACCGGCCGTCCAGGCGGCGCCCGCCGGCTCGAAGGACGGCGGCG
It encodes the following:
- a CDS encoding amidohydrolase family protein, which gives rise to MGEVLHVKGRVLVGPDDVRDELWVLDGKVTYERPAAEAEGTVNGWVLPGLVDAHCHVGLDAHGAVPEATAEKQALTDRKAGTLLLRDAGSASDTRWIDDRADLPKIIRAGRHIARTRRYIRNYAHEIEPGDLTAYVRREARRSDGWVKLVGDWIDREVGDLTACWPKDALAEAIAAAHEEGARVTAHCFAEDSLADLVNAGIDCVEHATGLTAETIPLFAEHGVAIVPTLVNIATFPDLAEAGDIKFPRWADHLRRLHARRYSTIRDAYDAGIAIYAGTDAGGSLAHGLIAAEVAELVRAGLPVNAALSAATWGARGWLGHEGLSEGAPADLVVYDADPREDIRVLSAPRHIILRGTLLT
- a CDS encoding HAD domain-containing protein; the encoded protein is MTDAGRRPLLFLDVDGPLIPFGAPEGYPSYPHPSDRTGPEAYGAGANPLLARINPAHGPQLAALPCELIWATTWGNDANEWIAPRLGLPPSPVMVWPEPSEADARDERNGLHWKTRALVGRAAGRAFVWVDDEITDIDRAWASAHHRAPALLHRVDPRRGLTDADYTALQAWLHGVCGTPPSPGR